A stretch of the Methanomassiliicoccales archaeon genome encodes the following:
- a CDS encoding ABC transporter substrate-binding protein, giving the protein MEGEGERLPKEGAPKGSMTKIIAAVIVIIIVVAAIAGAVLLMGGKVVENKNPTVLATADTTTIIAGESVTFDASDSTDTDGQIVQYIWNFGDGSTDNVAGAVVTHTYEFPGKYLVTVTAVDDKGGRTTNWNSPIRVEVLHPPVEEIGNGTAPYAVAATSGDVIESGTKVDFDASSSAAYAIIWSEDDEAWVPLLDSSLISLLVWNFGDGTVISGTMDEVATVNHTYVGNGSVYASWLAVTSINGAAQMYFNTVIVLPEEVLVPVAIKNPDTYIVATIGEPESLDPAYDYESAGGEILQNVYETLVWYDGEYADRLIPMLATNVPTIENGGVTPDGLHYTFHIRQGVKFHDGTTMDAYDVEYSFERVLIINDDWGPAWMMGQVMIPDYGHGPLDMDAIDASVEVLDQYTVRINLVQPYPAFIQVLAYTVASIVSMDYVEAHGGVQVNQLNEWMHTHEAGTGPFKLKEWVSNQYIMLERFDDYWREPAKLKYVIIKKVQDVGTREMMLFSGDADSVYIPRQHKTDVEGKPGLRIIQGKPTFNIDFIGFNQDIRPGPNPIGNVSNWFFKDVYVRKAFVHAFNYDKFLSDVLLGTGIQPRGAIPKGMFGYNESVPLFDYNLTKSAYYLKLAINNVTGRSYADEGFEIWLYYNAGNAVREAACEMFKVGLESLSTQGLVNGTIIVNVQALDWSGAYLPAVRGRQLPIFFLGWAPDYADPDDYTYPFYHENGTYAYRIGLQNHTLSLMVENAARELNTTLRAQMYYEIEMAVYENAYFAWLAQATNFHVERDWTQGYYFNPMFSGMYYYPIYKA; this is encoded by the coding sequence ATGGAAGGCGAAGGCGAAAGACTTCCCAAGGAGGGGGCACCTAAAGGCTCGATGACGAAGATTATCGCTGCCGTTATCGTGATCATCATTGTCGTCGCAGCCATTGCTGGTGCTGTTCTTCTCATGGGAGGAAAAGTCGTTGAGAACAAGAATCCAACAGTTCTCGCAACAGCAGATACAACAACAATCATTGCGGGAGAATCGGTGACTTTTGACGCATCTGATAGCACTGATACCGATGGACAGATCGTTCAATACATCTGGAACTTCGGCGATGGAAGCACGGACAATGTCGCTGGTGCGGTCGTAACACACACATACGAATTTCCAGGAAAATACCTGGTCACTGTAACGGCTGTGGATGACAAAGGTGGACGAACGACCAACTGGAACTCCCCGATCCGTGTCGAAGTTCTGCATCCTCCTGTTGAGGAGATTGGAAATGGTACGGCTCCATACGCAGTTGCAGCAACAAGCGGCGATGTCATAGAAAGTGGCACTAAAGTCGATTTCGATGCAAGTTCATCAGCAGCGTACGCGATTATCTGGAGTGAAGATGATGAGGCCTGGGTTCCACTGCTCGACAGCAGCTTGATCTCCCTCCTAGTATGGAACTTCGGAGATGGAACGGTTATATCAGGCACCATGGATGAAGTTGCGACGGTCAACCACACATATGTCGGCAATGGGAGTGTTTACGCCTCCTGGCTAGCCGTCACAAGCATAAACGGTGCTGCTCAGATGTACTTCAACACAGTCATCGTTCTACCTGAAGAGGTCTTGGTACCCGTCGCGATCAAGAATCCAGATACGTACATCGTTGCGACGATCGGTGAGCCTGAATCGCTCGATCCGGCGTACGACTATGAAAGTGCTGGCGGAGAAATTCTGCAGAACGTTTACGAGACACTTGTTTGGTACGATGGAGAGTATGCAGATAGGCTCATTCCAATGCTTGCAACAAATGTGCCCACAATCGAGAATGGTGGCGTTACGCCAGACGGACTTCACTACACCTTCCACATTCGACAAGGTGTGAAGTTCCACGATGGGACGACAATGGATGCGTACGATGTCGAGTATTCATTCGAGCGTGTTCTGATCATCAACGATGATTGGGGCCCAGCTTGGATGATGGGGCAGGTGATGATTCCAGACTATGGTCATGGCCCACTTGACATGGATGCTATTGATGCTTCAGTCGAGGTGCTAGACCAATATACTGTTAGGATAAATCTGGTACAGCCATATCCAGCGTTCATCCAGGTACTTGCGTATACTGTCGCATCAATTGTATCGATGGACTACGTAGAAGCGCATGGCGGAGTCCAGGTCAACCAGTTGAACGAATGGATGCATACGCACGAAGCTGGAACAGGGCCATTCAAGCTCAAAGAGTGGGTCTCGAACCAATACATCATGTTGGAAAGATTCGATGATTATTGGCGGGAACCAGCAAAGCTCAAATACGTAATCATCAAAAAGGTGCAGGACGTTGGAACAAGGGAAATGATGCTGTTCTCTGGTGATGCTGATTCAGTTTACATCCCAAGACAGCATAAGACTGACGTGGAAGGCAAGCCAGGACTACGCATTATTCAGGGAAAGCCGACATTTAACATCGACTTCATCGGGTTCAACCAGGACATTAGACCGGGTCCAAATCCAATTGGAAATGTGTCGAACTGGTTCTTCAAGGACGTTTATGTCAGGAAAGCTTTCGTCCATGCGTTCAATTACGATAAATTCCTCAGCGATGTACTGCTTGGCACAGGGATACAACCAAGAGGCGCGATACCAAAGGGTATGTTTGGCTACAATGAATCTGTGCCACTCTTTGATTACAACCTAACGAAATCTGCATATTACCTTAAATTGGCAATCAATAACGTGACGGGACGGAGCTATGCTGATGAAGGCTTCGAAATATGGCTATATTACAACGCCGGAAATGCAGTCAGAGAAGCGGCATGCGAAATGTTCAAGGTTGGTCTTGAGTCGTTGAGTACGCAGGGACTTGTTAATGGCACAATCATCGTTAATGTTCAAGCCCTCGATTGGTCTGGTGCATATCTGCCGGCCGTGCGCGGAAGACAGTTGCCCATTTTCTTCCTTGGCTGGGCACCTGACTACGCAGATCCAGATGATTATACCTACCCATTCTACCATGAGAACGGCACATATGCGTATAGAATCGGCCTACAGAACCATACACTATCACTAATGGTTGAGAACGCTGCACGTGAGCTCAATACAACATTGAGAGCACAGATGTATTACGAGATCGAAATGGCAGTCTACGAAAACGCCTATTTTGCATGGCTGGCGCAGGCGACAAACTTCCACGTAGAGCGTGATTGGACACAAGGCTACTACTTCAACCCAATGTTCTCAGGTATGTACTATTATCCAATATACAAAGCCTGA
- a CDS encoding translation initiation factor IF-6: protein MMKLSNYNGNPYIGVYCVANEFFSLIPFDSSKSLERDIEEALGVQVERCSIAGTNILGSLVAMNSYGAVVTNMASQEEIKVISKRIPVYRIEDKLNATGNNILVNDNAALVHPEIGKKVLRKIEKVLQVEVVQGVLAGHKTVGSVCIATNKGVLCHPNTKKEELEMIRSLFKVPASIGTLNYGTPIVRACLVANSRGAAVGFKSTPIELGRVEDALGLV, encoded by the coding sequence ATGATGAAGCTTTCAAACTACAACGGAAACCCGTATATTGGTGTTTATTGCGTCGCAAATGAATTTTTTTCTTTAATCCCTTTTGATTCATCAAAATCGCTTGAACGTGACATTGAGGAGGCTCTTGGCGTTCAGGTCGAACGATGCTCGATCGCTGGTACAAACATCCTGGGATCTCTTGTTGCAATGAATTCATACGGTGCGGTTGTTACCAATATGGCCTCCCAGGAGGAGATCAAAGTCATTTCGAAAAGGATCCCAGTCTACCGAATCGAAGACAAATTAAATGCGACCGGCAACAATATTCTCGTTAACGACAACGCTGCTCTTGTTCATCCAGAAATCGGAAAAAAGGTTCTGAGGAAGATTGAGAAGGTTTTGCAAGTCGAAGTTGTTCAGGGAGTACTAGCAGGGCATAAGACTGTGGGATCCGTTTGCATCGCGACAAATAAAGGTGTTCTCTGCCATCCAAATACGAAAAAAGAAGAGCTAGAAATGATCCGATCACTCTTCAAGGTTCCTGCCTCGATCGGGACGCTCAATTACGGTACGCCGATCGTGAGAGCTTGCCTTGTCGCTAATTCAAGGGGAGCAGCCGTTGGATTTAAGAGTACACCTATTGAGTTGGGGCGCGTGGAAGATGCGCTCGGGCTCGTGTGA
- a CDS encoding MBL fold metallo-hydrolase → MKIKWHGHACFEIKDTLTIITDPHDGKSLGIKPPHAKADIVLVSHDHFDHNALRIVKGDYIAVREPGERSIKDVKILGIVTAHDDVGGSKRGKNIVFAFELDGIRFCHCGDLGHRLSQDQIRALGSIDVLFLPVGGIPTIDIGSAREVVNDLAPKIVIPMHFRVAGLALSIQPVDVFLSGIPEERILRVGNEIEFAKEDLPTETEYWIFSP, encoded by the coding sequence ATGAAAATTAAATGGCATGGTCATGCGTGCTTTGAGATCAAAGACACTCTTACCATCATCACTGATCCACACGATGGTAAATCGTTGGGGATCAAGCCTCCGCATGCGAAAGCGGATATCGTCTTGGTGAGTCACGACCATTTCGACCACAATGCACTGAGAATCGTCAAAGGGGACTACATAGCCGTGAGGGAACCTGGTGAGCGATCGATCAAGGACGTCAAGATTCTTGGTATTGTCACCGCTCACGACGATGTCGGCGGATCTAAGCGTGGAAAGAACATCGTTTTCGCCTTTGAATTAGATGGGATCAGATTCTGCCACTGCGGAGATCTCGGTCATCGTCTGAGTCAGGATCAGATCAGGGCACTTGGATCAATCGATGTCCTCTTTCTCCCAGTTGGCGGTATCCCGACGATCGACATCGGATCAGCACGGGAAGTCGTCAATGATCTGGCTCCTAAGATTGTTATCCCAATGCATTTCAGGGTTGCTGGTCTGGCGCTTTCGATTCAGCCTGTTGATGTCTTCTTATCAGGTATCCCCGAGGAAAGGATTCTCCGGGTCGGTAATGAAATCGAATTCGCGAAGGAGGACCTTCCCACAGAGACCGAGTATTGGATTTTCTCGCCCTGA
- a CDS encoding ABC transporter permease — MKLGAYIIRRLLLLIPVLLGVSIFIFTLTRIGGDPAAAYIHERMNEEQIAHVYEKYHLNEPIHIQYWYWLDGILHGDWGYSKTARAPVTTAIAQYFPATFELTLISILIAVSVGIALGTISAVKRDKPVDHATRIMALSGVSLPIFWLGLMLQYVFFYKLRWFPAGGRYDEILYLQQGSIHKYTGFWTIDTLLNGNLTLFGDALLHLALPAITLSFGTIAIITRIMRSSMLEVLGQEYIKTARSKGLPEKIVINRHARKNALIPTTTVVGLSFGGLLGGAVLTETIFSWPGMGRWSTDAILMNDWASILGFVLVTAIVYVIANLIVDVLYAFLDPRVRLG; from the coding sequence TTGAAACTGGGAGCCTATATCATTAGGAGGCTTCTGTTGCTTATTCCCGTTTTACTTGGCGTCTCAATATTTATATTCACATTGACGAGGATCGGTGGCGATCCTGCTGCCGCGTATATTCATGAAAGAATGAATGAAGAACAGATAGCACATGTATATGAGAAATATCATCTCAACGAACCAATTCATATTCAATATTGGTACTGGTTGGACGGTATTTTGCATGGCGATTGGGGGTATTCCAAGACAGCAAGAGCGCCTGTCACAACTGCTATTGCTCAATATTTTCCTGCCACTTTTGAGTTGACACTCATCAGCATCCTGATTGCTGTTTCTGTCGGGATCGCTCTTGGCACAATATCCGCGGTAAAGAGAGACAAACCCGTCGATCATGCGACCAGAATAATGGCGCTTTCTGGCGTATCACTGCCAATTTTTTGGCTAGGTCTCATGCTCCAGTACGTGTTTTTCTACAAATTAAGATGGTTTCCCGCTGGAGGAAGGTATGATGAGATACTATATCTCCAACAGGGTTCAATTCATAAATACACGGGATTTTGGACCATCGATACTTTACTGAATGGAAACCTCACATTATTTGGGGACGCACTTTTACATCTAGCTCTACCGGCGATAACCTTGTCATTTGGGACAATAGCGATCATTACCAGGATTATGCGGTCGAGTATGCTCGAAGTTCTCGGGCAGGAATATATTAAAACTGCGCGGTCAAAGGGATTACCAGAGAAAATCGTCATCAACAGGCACGCGAGGAAAAATGCCCTGATCCCAACGACGACAGTTGTAGGCCTCTCCTTTGGGGGATTATTAGGAGGAGCGGTGCTCACAGAGACAATCTTTTCATGGCCCGGTATGGGACGATGGTCGACAGACGCGATCCTCATGAACGATTGGGCATCGATATTGGGATTTGTGCTAGTGACAGCCATTGTCTACGTTATAGCCAACTTAATTGTTGATGTTCTCTACGCCTTCTTGGATCCACGAGTTAGACTGGGGTGA
- a CDS encoding DUF373 family protein — translation MKIMVLCVDRDDDFGVKTGLHSPFIGREENLSAALALGLKDPEDSDTNTLLAAISIYDEMVKSGIDAEIATICGDVKVGYQSDLVLATQLENVLEMIKPDRVVLVSDGAEDEYIYPMVSSRVKIDSVRRVFVKQAPTVEGTYYILIKMLQDDKIRRRLITPIGLVLAVFGFFSLIPKIIQLISEWDIAIVPGMAAGTISVVLGFYLILYAYRTGERLREFSRKAGRAIRSGSQMIPFAILSIALIFLGFAYGFDAAITNAEAGILRQALLFVSGTIWVWIFAVLSYETGRFVNHFLSEGKIYWTYLVVSITVFAIGFIIQGAIDATQFFLGYRTYDELIILFEVICGFLLAVFGGLLNTIMRSTAEKQVPEKKEATESVE, via the coding sequence ATGAAAATCATGGTTCTCTGCGTAGACCGCGACGACGATTTCGGGGTCAAGACAGGCCTCCATAGTCCTTTTATAGGCAGAGAGGAGAACCTCAGTGCTGCCCTGGCATTGGGACTAAAAGATCCTGAAGATTCGGACACCAATACTCTTCTCGCTGCTATCAGTATTTATGATGAAATGGTCAAGTCAGGGATCGATGCGGAAATAGCGACGATCTGTGGTGATGTTAAGGTGGGCTATCAATCCGATCTCGTTCTCGCTACACAGCTCGAGAACGTGCTTGAAATGATTAAGCCGGACAGAGTGGTTCTTGTCAGTGATGGTGCAGAAGATGAATACATTTATCCGATGGTCTCTTCAAGAGTGAAAATCGATTCCGTCAGACGGGTTTTCGTTAAACAGGCTCCAACGGTTGAAGGTACTTATTACATTCTGATCAAGATGTTACAGGATGATAAAATCAGAAGAAGACTAATTACCCCAATCGGTCTCGTGCTTGCAGTTTTTGGGTTTTTCTCTCTCATTCCGAAGATCATTCAGCTCATCAGTGAATGGGACATAGCTATCGTGCCTGGCATGGCTGCTGGGACGATCTCTGTTGTTCTTGGGTTTTACCTGATTCTCTATGCTTACAGAACTGGTGAAAGACTCAGGGAATTCTCGAGAAAAGCTGGAAGAGCGATCAGATCAGGAAGCCAGATGATCCCATTTGCCATACTATCGATCGCACTTATCTTTCTGGGATTTGCTTATGGATTTGATGCTGCCATCACAAATGCAGAGGCTGGAATTCTCCGACAGGCACTTCTGTTCGTGAGTGGCACTATTTGGGTCTGGATCTTTGCAGTTCTATCCTATGAAACGGGACGCTTCGTCAATCATTTCCTTTCGGAGGGAAAAATATACTGGACTTATCTTGTCGTGTCCATCACTGTTTTTGCAATCGGATTCATTATCCAGGGCGCAATCGACGCAACGCAGTTCTTCCTTGGGTATCGGACTTATGACGAGCTTATAATCCTATTCGAGGTTATCTGTGGGTTTTTGCTGGCAGTTTTCGGGGGTTTGCTGAACACGATCATGAGAAGCACCGCGGAAAAGCAGGTGCCAGAAAAGAAAGAGGCCACAGAATCGGTTGAGTAG
- a CDS encoding ABC transporter ATP-binding protein, with product MKGQDEVLLEIENLYTNFYTYQGVVKALDGINLTIKKGEAFGLVGETGCGKSVTANCILRLIPSPPGKIEKGSVFFGMPSEVRQKRIELLQKIAEIQSSDKENGKKKELEDAKKELEKIRKEYDLLSKSITYMQKIRGKYISMIFQEPMSSLNPVFTAGEQIAENFLLHERQELSKAVLENIEMEIKEIKSTKSSLRILRLPILAYYKRVYKTMNKKPDALSVRFLSRIPILRRYQKPLKQEALRRAEEMLKLVRIPDPKNVLKSYPHELSGGMQQRVTIAMALACKPRLLIADEPTTALDVTIQAQILKLMKDLQLQTGTSILLITHNLGVVAETCERVGVMYAGVMAEVGPVRSIFKEPLHPYTQGLMNSIPKLTTEGRRLDIIPGNVPNLVHPPSGCRFHPRCQFAMEVCKKEKPPMIEVRPEHFVACHLYTRRAS from the coding sequence ATGAAGGGACAGGACGAAGTACTACTTGAAATCGAAAATCTGTACACGAACTTTTACACATATCAGGGAGTCGTCAAGGCACTTGATGGTATCAACCTTACAATCAAGAAGGGGGAGGCGTTTGGACTCGTCGGTGAAACAGGCTGCGGGAAAAGTGTAACAGCAAACTGTATTCTTCGTTTGATCCCGTCACCACCAGGAAAAATCGAGAAAGGGAGCGTATTTTTTGGGATGCCCTCAGAAGTCAGGCAGAAAAGAATCGAACTCCTGCAAAAGATTGCTGAGATTCAATCCTCTGATAAGGAGAATGGAAAGAAAAAAGAGTTGGAAGATGCAAAAAAGGAACTTGAAAAAATCCGGAAAGAATACGATCTGCTATCGAAGAGTATTACTTATATGCAGAAGATCCGTGGAAAGTACATCTCGATGATTTTCCAGGAACCAATGAGTTCGCTCAACCCAGTTTTTACTGCGGGAGAGCAAATCGCTGAAAACTTTCTGCTACATGAAAGGCAGGAGCTTTCAAAAGCTGTTTTAGAAAACATTGAAATGGAAATCAAAGAGATCAAGTCAACCAAATCCAGTCTCCGCATCTTGAGGCTTCCCATCCTTGCATATTATAAGAGAGTTTATAAGACAATGAATAAGAAACCCGATGCCCTATCAGTGAGATTCCTTTCTAGAATTCCGATCCTCAGACGATATCAGAAACCGTTAAAACAGGAGGCGCTCCGCCGAGCTGAGGAGATGTTGAAATTGGTGAGAATTCCTGATCCAAAAAACGTTTTGAAATCCTATCCACATGAGTTGAGCGGTGGAATGCAGCAACGTGTAACGATTGCGATGGCACTCGCATGCAAACCAAGGTTGCTGATCGCTGATGAACCGACGACAGCTCTCGATGTTACAATACAAGCACAGATCCTCAAACTTATGAAGGATTTGCAGTTACAGACGGGCACCTCGATTCTCCTCATTACTCACAATCTTGGCGTCGTAGCGGAAACATGTGAGAGAGTTGGTGTCATGTATGCAGGTGTAATGGCTGAGGTTGGTCCCGTGCGGTCGATCTTCAAGGAGCCACTGCACCCTTACACACAAGGGCTGATGAATTCAATTCCAAAACTGACAACAGAAGGGAGAAGACTTGACATCATCCCGGGAAATGTACCAAACCTCGTCCATCCACCATCAGGATGCCGTTTTCACCCGCGATGTCAGTTCGCAATGGAGGTTTGTAAGAAAGAGAAACCTCCAATGATTGAAGTGAGACCAGAGCATTTCGTCGCTTGTCATCTATACACAAGGAGGGCGAGCTGA
- the cutA gene encoding divalent-cation tolerance protein CutA, with the protein MYSTVLITTPDRESARNIAQTVLGRRLAACANYFPIKSMYWWKGRIEEAEEFILLLKIRTEDFQELLKLVLDKHPYEIPCVVRYDIVEGHDKYLDWIRESTARPSAD; encoded by the coding sequence ATGTATTCTACAGTATTAATCACCACGCCAGATCGTGAGTCGGCAAGGAATATTGCACAGACCGTGCTCGGGAGGAGACTTGCCGCCTGCGCGAATTATTTTCCAATAAAGTCTATGTATTGGTGGAAAGGACGCATTGAGGAAGCCGAGGAATTTATCCTCTTGTTGAAGATCAGGACAGAAGATTTCCAAGAGCTCTTGAAGCTGGTGCTAGATAAACATCCTTATGAAATCCCATGCGTTGTGAGATACGACATAGTTGAGGGACATGATAAGTATCTTGATTGGATCAGGGAATCAACAGCGAGACCGTCGGCGGATTGA
- a CDS encoding DUF115 domain-containing protein: MDFNEWEPLYCKILQEFNFSRIDDELSARLLNTLIEGKRICKPECLRRIIQNRATIYGYGPNLETELENVKPIGTLITADGATSVLMKKGILPDIIVTDLDGDIKAQVEANSCGSVAVIHAHGDNVERIKEALPFFEGWITPTTQSKPFGNVYNFGGFTDGDRAVTLARHFGASQIYLIGFDFESVREQKGKDSKMKAKKLKWARRIIFELNPPTVSLLIP, from the coding sequence GTGGATTTTAACGAGTGGGAGCCGTTGTATTGCAAGATACTTCAAGAGTTCAATTTCTCGCGCATCGATGATGAACTCTCAGCGCGGCTCCTCAATACGTTGATTGAAGGTAAGAGAATTTGCAAACCAGAGTGTCTCCGGAGAATCATTCAAAACAGGGCTACCATCTACGGATATGGACCGAACCTTGAGACCGAGTTGGAGAATGTTAAGCCAATCGGTACTCTCATAACGGCAGACGGCGCGACTTCCGTCCTTATGAAGAAAGGAATTCTACCAGACATAATCGTTACCGATTTGGATGGAGACATCAAGGCACAGGTTGAGGCAAATTCATGCGGCTCAGTCGCTGTGATCCATGCACACGGTGACAATGTTGAAAGAATCAAAGAGGCGTTGCCTTTTTTTGAAGGTTGGATCACCCCGACGACCCAATCCAAACCGTTTGGAAATGTTTACAATTTCGGCGGTTTTACGGATGGAGATAGAGCAGTTACTCTTGCGAGACACTTTGGCGCATCTCAGATTTATCTCATCGGATTCGACTTTGAATCAGTTAGGGAACAAAAGGGTAAAGATTCGAAGATGAAAGCAAAAAAATTGAAGTGGGCTAGGCGAATCATCTTTGAACTCAATCCGCCGACGGTCTCGCTGTTGATTCCCTGA
- a CDS encoding ABC transporter permease — MQTKRSNFFGSRVEYLKKTLSPRIRELRYSLFLMRKSLLAIVGLILVLSIVVIAILAPVLAPMKPNQRNPMEIPKDFSPPKPPGAEGYIMGTGKLGADIYYGVIWGARTSIYIALYVVLVASIIGIVLGAIAGYFGGVIDEIIMRITDVFLSIPGLVLAMAVAAVLSRNLENTMLALIIVWWPPYARLIRGQVLSIKESTYVEAARAVGAKRSRVLFRHVVPNSLAPMLVSATMDLGVVVLVAAGLSYIGFGPPTGYAEWGKMVSDGQEYFLSEIPYPYPDGPKYNPWWMVTFPGLMIFIFVLGFNLLGDGLRDILDPRLRR; from the coding sequence GTGCAGACAAAAAGAAGCAATTTCTTTGGATCAAGAGTGGAATACCTGAAGAAGACACTATCACCTAGAATCAGAGAACTGCGTTATTCGCTTTTTCTTATGCGGAAAAGCCTTCTTGCCATCGTCGGTCTAATACTTGTACTAAGCATCGTTGTGATTGCAATTCTAGCGCCCGTTCTAGCCCCGATGAAACCAAACCAACGAAATCCGATGGAGATTCCAAAAGACTTTTCGCCACCGAAACCTCCAGGTGCAGAAGGATATATTATGGGCACGGGGAAACTCGGTGCCGATATTTATTACGGCGTCATTTGGGGCGCTAGAACCTCAATTTATATCGCTCTGTATGTTGTCCTTGTTGCATCGATTATTGGAATTGTTTTGGGAGCTATCGCAGGATACTTTGGAGGGGTGATTGACGAAATAATCATGAGGATTACTGACGTTTTTCTATCAATCCCAGGGCTTGTACTTGCGATGGCTGTCGCAGCCGTGTTGAGCAGAAATCTGGAGAATACGATGCTGGCATTGATCATTGTATGGTGGCCTCCTTATGCGAGACTGATACGAGGCCAGGTACTCTCGATCAAGGAAAGCACCTACGTCGAAGCAGCAAGAGCGGTCGGTGCAAAGAGGAGTAGGGTCTTATTCAGACATGTTGTCCCGAATTCTCTAGCTCCGATGCTTGTATCTGCTACTATGGACCTCGGCGTCGTAGTCCTGGTCGCGGCTGGCCTGAGTTACATCGGTTTCGGGCCACCGACAGGCTATGCTGAATGGGGAAAAATGGTCTCTGATGGGCAGGAATATTTCCTTAGCGAAATACCCTACCCATATCCAGATGGTCCGAAATATAATCCCTGGTGGATGGTGACCTTCCCAGGTCTAATGATATTTATCTTCGTTCTTGGTTTCAATTTGTTGGGCGATGGTTTACGGGACATACTAGACCCGCGTCTGAGGAGATGA
- a CDS encoding zinc ribbon domain-containing protein: MEKKAGFKECPRCGLRNKISATECDFCGWNFGEIRDEWTDHLLELERIVLQKEERSVEREDSRIVEATLVKTRDLAIEEEEEPLPQHSLQPPTSEISETPSAPLATPSSREIEQSLEQEQSSTPSFSAEIAEPPVPPTAEEEVPEQLTRDQEAASVDVGVEESTIATIEDAHLKGRLEGEVTLERVRPLWKKLILRPGEVRGKGTTGTESYAIGRKSLSLEIRATLMAAGFVIVGFSVYLTILLVSSVFTFSQVLGWTVSVAGAVMIVIGFVRIINVKHLSQETSGYAENSNNKNDERGELEVLICPVCHEVVSSEDQFCPACGAMFETLRQEEAEVL, translated from the coding sequence ATGGAAAAAAAAGCTGGATTCAAAGAATGTCCCAGATGCGGATTGCGCAATAAGATCTCAGCCACTGAGTGTGACTTCTGCGGCTGGAACTTCGGGGAGATCAGGGACGAATGGACGGATCACCTTCTGGAGCTCGAGCGAATTGTCCTGCAAAAAGAAGAGAGATCCGTTGAAAGAGAAGATTCCCGAATCGTTGAGGCCACATTGGTAAAGACAAGGGATCTCGCAATTGAAGAAGAGGAGGAACCTCTTCCACAGCATTCATTACAACCACCTACATCAGAGATTTCTGAGACGCCATCCGCGCCACTTGCGACTCCAAGTTCTCGTGAGATTGAGCAATCACTTGAACAGGAGCAATCTTCTACCCCTTCATTCTCTGCCGAAATTGCGGAACCACCTGTTCCTCCCACCGCTGAGGAGGAGGTGCCGGAACAGCTAACGCGTGATCAGGAAGCAGCAAGCGTCGATGTTGGAGTCGAGGAATCGACGATAGCGACGATCGAGGATGCGCATTTGAAGGGTCGCCTGGAGGGCGAGGTAACTTTGGAGCGAGTACGACCGCTCTGGAAGAAACTCATCTTGAGGCCTGGCGAAGTCCGTGGAAAAGGGACTACCGGCACAGAATCCTACGCTATAGGGAGGAAGTCGTTATCGTTAGAAATTAGAGCAACGCTAATGGCTGCAGGGTTCGTGATTGTTGGTTTTTCAGTTTATTTGACGATTCTTCTAGTCTCATCAGTTTTCACATTCAGTCAAGTGCTTGGATGGACAGTATCGGTAGCTGGGGCAGTGATGATCGTCATTGGCTTTGTGAGGATTATTAATGTTAAACATCTCAGTCAAGAAACATCAGGGTATGCCGAGAATTCGAACAATAAGAATGACGAAAGAGGTGAACTGGAGGTTTTGATTTGTCCAGTGTGTCACGAAGTCGTTTCATCCGAAGATCAGTTCTGCCCCGCCTGTGGCGCTATGTTTGAAACATTAAGGCAAGAAGAAGCCGAAGTGCTGTGA